In Triticum urartu cultivar G1812 chromosome 6, Tu2.1, whole genome shotgun sequence, the following proteins share a genomic window:
- the LOC125516192 gene encoding alpha/beta-gliadin-like, with protein sequence MKTFLILALLAIVATTATTAVRVPVPQLQPQNPSQQQPQEQVPLVQQQQFLGQQQPFPPQQPYPQPQPFPSQQPYLQLQPFPQPQLPYSQPQPFRPQQPYPQPQPQYSQPQQPISQQQQQQQQQQQQQQQQQQQQQQQQQILQQILQQQLIPCMDVVLQQHNIAHGRSQVLQQSTYQLLQELCCQHLWQIPEQSQCQAIHNVVHAIILHQQQKQQQQPSSQVSFQQPLQQYPLGQGSFRPSQQNPQAQGSVQPQQLPQFEEIRNLALQTLPAMCNVYIPPYCTIAPFGIFGTN encoded by the coding sequence ATGAAGACCTTTCTCATCCTTGCCCTCCTTGCAATCGTGGCGACCACTGCCACAACTGCAGTTAGAGTTCCAGTGCCACAATTGCAGCCACAAAATCCATCTCAGCAACAGCCACAAGAGCAAGTTCCATTGGTACAACAACAACAATTTCTAGGGCAGCAACAACCATTTCCACCACAACAACCATATCCACAGCCGCAACCATTTCCATCACAACAACCATATCTGCAGCTGCAACCATTTCCGCAGCCGCAACTACCATATTCGCAGCCACAACCATTTCGACCACAACAACCATATCCACAACCGCAACCACAGTATTCGCAACCACAACAACCAATTtcacagcagcagcaacaacaacaacaacaacaacaacaacaacaacaacaacaacaacaacaacaacaacaacaacaaatcCTTCAACAAATTTTGCAACAACAACTGATTCCATGCATGGATGTTGTATTGCAGCAACACAACATAGCGCATGGAAGATCACAAGTTTTGCAACAAAGTACTTACCAGCTGTTGCAAGAATTGTGTTGTCAGCACCTATGGCAGATCCCTGAGCAGTCGCAGTGCCAGGCCATCCACAATGTTGTTCATGCTATTATTCTGCatcaacaacaaaaacaacaacaacaaccatcGAGCCAGGTCTCCTTCCAACAGCCTCTGCAACAATATCCATTAGGCCAGGGCTCCTTCCGGCCATCTCAGCAAAACCCACAGGCCCAGGGctctgtccagcctcaacaactGCCCCAGTTCGAGGAAATAAGGAACCTAGCGCTACAGACGCTACCTGCAATGTGCAATGTCTACATCCCTCCATATTGCACCATCGCGCCATTTGGCATCTTCGGTACTAACTGA